AAATAgttaaaattgttttatgtttaccaaaaaagcttaaaaaataACCACGAGGCTTGAATAATACTAAACTATACATATATCAAAGGGGAAACATtgaacacaaaaatgacttgGTAGAACCAGTTTCTCTTCTAGAGCCAGTGTTCCATTCTAAATTCCTGGTTTGGATTTACATAAGCATTCAGATGCCCATGTTGTTATGGATCGTAAATGCCACTTCATGCACTGACAGCATGCAGTGCTATGTGATGAGAGGCGCAGTTGTGTTGCACATGTAATTGCTTGATGTCACAGCAGCCCTTCACCCTGTCTGATGACATGTGGAGGGGTCAGAACTCGACTGTTCGCCATGGCATGAGAGATGACCTCACGAGGGATGACAGAACATCCTCCTGGGGGATTGAAAATGCTGATGAGAACTCAAGGTCAGCAGGTTCATCTATCCTTCCTTGTTCTCCACTGAAGAATTCTTGAGCAGCTGCCTGCAAGGACTCACTACTCAGACAAGGTCTGCACTGGTGTTGTTCTCCTGCCTCACTTCAAATACATCCTTGTCTTTTAAAGAGCTTTGCTCTAATAATCAAAGCACATGAATTCATAATCTATGTATGTACTAAGCGCAAAAAAACTCCGCATAAGAATttattgttccttttttttccattcattttcatgtaccgccgctgtatccgccgtagcgggtcacagggagctggagcctatcccagctggcatagggtgtgaggcgggggacactccgggcacgacgccagtgcaccgcagagccacattcAAGGGAAATGCAGTGGCTCTTAATAATACAGAGAATGTCACAAATTAATCATTACAGAAGGCTATGGATTTCCCTCATTGTTCCTATTTCACTGTCCACATTCCCTCTCAACATCTCCCCACATTTAATGCATTAAGTGCTTTACACTTTGCATTTAATGGATGTCTTGTGAGCAAAGCCAACAGTCAGATGAAATCACATTCATCCATTGTTGCATTTATTTAGATACATGCTCATTTATAGACTGTAACTATAACTGTAGCATTGGCAAACTTTCATTTACTATATTAATGCAGTTATAGATATAGCTGTGCAGTATTATGGCCTGGATCACAACATGTGATTGTTTTGCTACTCTGTGTACCTGAACTTTGATAACAGTGAAATTACTGCCTTTTAAAGCTGATCAGGCTTTTAAAATCTATGCTCTGACAGAAGAAGATACAGGGAGAGACTGTAATGTTTTAATTCACAAGAATTCAGTGTCTAATATGCTAATGTattgtttgtatttcttttccaagaCAATAATGATAAATGCTCATACTGATAAATGAGGACAGGCTTTTAGTTGCTATTTGCTTTTGTCTCACCTGGACAGGATGCTATCTTCTTATGACTCCATGCAAACCTAATATTGTAGAAGTTCCCTTGCTTGCCGAAGGTACAGCTATTTTCATTACATactttattcattgttttagttttttgggaaatttaaaatgcattgaGTAAATGGTTCAGAGTATGGACCAAAACTAATCACCTTTCTGCATCCTTACTAAAAACACTGCTGGATCACAATAAAGGTAAACCACAGTAGACACTGTTCAgtggaaatgaaagagaaagtaTGGTAACTCTAATTTGGCCTTAAAACCAAGTTCCACAGATCCATAAGAAAATTTCTCATTAGAACATTTTTCACGTTGCCATGAGACGGGGTGCAGCTATTCTTACAAATAAATTGTTGTTAAAGTCTGAGTGTCGACATGGGTTGAGGACTTAATGGAACTTCAGCTTGTTAATGTACTTTTCCCCTCAGCAGGTAGAGTAAGTCTATAATGAAATGTGAcactaaaaaaattattagGGACACATTTGCTCCTATATTAAAAATAGACAGAGAGTCGAAAATGTATTCTGCTCCCGGTGTGCCCTaatgattgatgatcaaatgatgATAATACAATCACATTCTGCTGATTTTTACTGCTGTGCCACCAGCGCCACCATGAATTTAACTTTTTGGGATATTATTAACCTTTTGCTAAGTACATATCACAGTCACTAGCCAGTATgtagaataaagaaataaattgagTCAGATAATCAAACAACTTTTAGAATTCTAAGGAGTGGTCAGGAGTGTTCCACTTGCGATTGCACATTCATAGACTACATGTTTCCCAAGCATTTTAGAAGCTCAAGAGAAGCTGAACAGTCTTCCACTTCCTTGACTTCCATATGTGGACTGCAGCGGCCGGGATCAAGCAACTAACATTCCAATAAGTGGACAACCACAAGTCTTATTAACTCCCGAGCAACATTTGCCTTATAAATGTACACGTAATTTATCTTTGACAGCTCATGCGTACTCTACTCACCCCTCTCTCTGAGCTTCACCTTTCTCTAGCTCCTGAATAACTCCAAGGAGGACCTTGATTGTTTCCTGGCTGGAGTTGATGAGAGTCTCCATGGCCTGCAGCTGTGCTTTGATATCCTTGTCTCCAGATGGGGACCTTATCTGCTGGCTGCTCCCCATGCCTGGGGCTCCTGTGCCACTTGGAGGAAAGCCATCTCCTCCCCTGACCTTTTCATTTAGTTTTGAGGAGGCTGACGCATGCCTCATCCGACATTTCCCTTGTGACTGTACGGAGCATTTGGCACTATGGGGAAGTGTCTGTGACTGCTGTTCATTTATCTGTGTaccttttttccatttacagCTGTCATGCGGGCTTCCTAAAGACTCAAACTTTGTCAAGGAGTTCCATGCAACAGGGTCAGCACCTCTTGACTTGTCCTGTGAGTTAGCCAGCTGGCGCTTAGAGGAAGTGGTAGCAAGGATGTCTTCTTTGGGTAATCCTTTAGTTTTGGTCCCTGTCTCACTGACTTTATATTCTGGTTCTGTTTTGGATGGAGAACTGTGTGGAGGGCATTCCTCAGAGTCTGCACAAGACGGTCCGTCCACACAGTTGGCACTGGAAAGCAAATCCTCGGTATCACTGCTATCATCTGTGTGGTGAAGCAGTGCTCTTGTCTGTCCTACAATCTTACCCTTGTACTTAGAGGACTCCACAAATGGCTGTCCATCTTCTGCTGCCTTTATATCACTCAAAAAACCATTGTTTTGTCCTCTGTAATCCTCCACCAAAGCAGTATGTTTGAATGTATgtccttttttcctttcaaaaggAAAAGTCTTGTATCTCTTATTGAGGTCCGGTGAGGTCTGGACACCAGTGCTTTTAGTCACATTTGGAATTGAGCGTCTGGCAGGCATGGTCATGTATTTTCTATGTGTCACTTTACAGGAAATGGATCTGGAATGTCTTCCCTGATACTCATTCTGAGCTTCACAAATATCTTTGAAACGCACTTGTAAGGCTTTGTTTCTCTTCTTAACCTCCTTCCTGCCTGATTCTGGTGCATCAAGGCTGTGTGATGGGCCCACCTCTGAATCTGAGTCTTCTGAGTTTGAGAGAACAATGCATTTGGTGTCCTCTTTGCTCACCATATTTCCTGAAAAACACCAAAGAGAAAGAATGTAATTTGTTGTCCACTGGTAAGGATTTTCAACAGAATTCTGTAATATATATGCTGATGACATAACTTCTGaatttgaacacattttaagACTGTATTCCAATTCAAAAATTTAAAGCATCGTATTTATAAACACACATGGAGAAAAGGTACAAcagtgaaatgtgaaaaaaatgttacatgagcaaagtaaagaaaaagaaactcaaATTGAATTTAGTGACACTGTCCAGTTAACTACATATGTGAACAACTTGAACCTAATCGCACTAAATCTAATCACACAAAGTACCTGTTTAGATGTCTCAGAGGTACCTTTCCCCATCATTTTAAATTGCATGTTACTATTTACTTACTATCCACCCACAACTTTGTTGGATGAGGGATTACTCCTCCCGTGTACCAAATCTCCTCACTTCTTTGCTCTGGTGTTCTTTCTGCTCCACAGCTTTATTTGTTACTCTGCCAACACTTGCAATAATAATTGTTTTGCCGTGCTCTCACTGTTGCTGTGTTCACTCTTCAGTAACTCATTTTAAGTTCAACGACTATGATAGAAGCACGGTTCTGCTGTGTTGGCATTATCACTGCTGAAATACCACTTATTGCCTGTATTAGTATTTCCAAATATCAGTTTGGTATATGAAACATAAGGTCTCCCTTGGTGGAGTATAGACCAACCCAGTGAAGATTTCAGCCTTAAGACATGGCCTATTCCTCAGAGAGTTCAGATCCTTCTTTGAGTTCCCagaatattatattttattgtaaatggCTATTCAAGTATAATGAAAACTCTCCATGATCTCACTGCTGGTTACCCACCCTCCAACATAAGATCGAAACAAAGGAGTAATGCAGCTCAGTGGTATAACCCTAAGGTGCTCTTTGGGGGCCGTTGGTCACCCGATGCAATCAGCTGAATTTCTCCTGTACTAGGATTTGCTGATTCTCAGAAGCCCTATGCACTCCACACGGACACCAGTGCCGTTACCCTTGACTGAGTTATGAATCAGGAGCAGGAGGGGCAGATGTGCAATGTAGCTTACGCAAGTCGGAGATTTTCGTGTAGTGAATCCCACCACCAAGTGCAAAAATTAAGAGTTTTTGCTGCTTATATGGTCAGCGATGAAATTTAGCAATCCTTTCATGTATGTGTTGACTGCGGCAAAACCAGAAACCAGCTATAGGTGGCTTTGTCCACATTCATATTCAAGCTTGTACATTGATCTGGTAAACAAAATATGGATGCAGATGGATTGTCTTGCAGCCCTCATGGAGACCTTGTGGATGACATAAAATCCACAAGTTTACTCAAAGTCACCTCTCTGATCCTGAAAACATTGACGCAGTAGACCAGGCTGTTGTTGTGCAATGTATCTGTGAAAGGCAGCTTGTTCACaatgttcttttttaaagaacatAGACGTTCTCAGATGAAGGGGATGAAGTTAGTCCAGCACAATGGTACAGTGAACCTGGTAGGTGTAGGTGAGTGAAATTCTGAGTTTGTCTATTATTCTCAATATAAcaggtaaaaataaacaatagtaCATAATAATAAGGAATAATTCTTCATATCTATCTGCCcgcacatccatccatccatccatccatccatccatccatccatccatccatccattatgtAGTCCATGAAATTTGTTTCATTGTAAAACCTCTATTGATGTGGTAATATGACTGTAAGaaagtcacatttacattttgtccATACAGATAATATTCAGCCATAAATTAAACCAGTCATACTCAAACAAAGGTGTGGAAGTTGGTGCttcatccatttattttaagtGATTACAGTACAATGTAATATCCCTGTGGTCTGAGATTCCCAGTGGA
This is a stretch of genomic DNA from Antennarius striatus isolate MH-2024 chromosome 11, ASM4005453v1, whole genome shotgun sequence. It encodes these proteins:
- the insyn2ab gene encoding inhibitory synaptic factor 2A isoform X3 gives rise to the protein MVSKEDTKCIVLSNSEDSDSEVGPSHSLDAPESGRKEVKKRNKALQVRFKDICEAQNEYQGRHSRSISCKVTHRKYMTMPARRSIPNVTKSTGVQTSPDLNKRYKTFPFERKKGHTFKHTALVEDYRGQNNGFLSDIKAAEDGQPFVESSKYKGKIVGQTRALLHHTDDSSDTEDLLSSANCVDGPSCADSEECPPHSSPSKTEPEYKVSETGTKTKGLPKEDILATTSSKRQLANSQDKSRGADPVAWNSLTKFESLGSPHDSCKWKKGTQINEQQSQTLPHSAKCSVQSQGKCRMRHASASSKLNEKVRGGDGFPPSGTGAPGMGSSQQIRSPSGDKDIKAQLQAMETLINSSQETIKVLLGVIQELEKGEAQREGRMFCHPS
- the insyn2ab gene encoding inhibitory synaptic factor 2A isoform X1, whose translation is MVSKEDTKCIVLSNSEDSDSEVGPSHSLDAPESGRKEVKKRNKALQVRFKDICEAQNEYQGRHSRSISCKVTHRKYMTMPARRSIPNVTKSTGVQTSPDLNKRYKTFPFERKKGHTFKHTALVEDYRGQNNGFLSDIKAAEDGQPFVESSKYKGKIVGQTRALLHHTDDSSDTEDLLSSANCVDGPSCADSEECPPHSSPSKTEPEYKVSETGTKTKGLPKEDILATTSSKRQLANSQDKSRGADPVAWNSLTKFESLGSPHDSCKWKKGTQINEQQSQTLPHSAKCSVQSQGKCRMRHASASSKLNEKVRGGDGFPPSGTGAPGMGSSQQIRSPSGDKDIKAQLQAMETLINSSQETIKVLLGVIQELEKGEAQREGLFYRTGQDTANCDTCRNSACIIYSVELDFKMQDDKLQPLIKRLSSLDQQCPALPYSNEVFTSTPKRKSKTESKKHARWKLWFL
- the insyn2ab gene encoding inhibitory synaptic factor 2A isoform X2 is translated as MVSKEDTKCIVLSNSEDSDSEVGPSHSLDAPESGRKEVKKRNKALQVRFKDICEAQNEYQGRHSRSISCKVTHRKYMTMPARRSIPNVTKSTGVQTSPDLNKRYKTFPFERKKGHTFKHTALVEDYRGQNNGFLSDIKAAEDGQPFVESSKYKGKIVGQTRALLHHTDDSSDTEDLLSSANCVDGPSCADSEECPPHSSPSKTEPEYKVSETGTKTKGLPKEDILATTSSKRQLANSQDKSRGADPVAWNSLTKFESLGSPHDSCKWKKGTQINEQQSQTLPHSAKCSVQSQGKCRMRHASASSKLNEKVRGGDGFPPSGTGAPGMGSSQQIRSPSGDKDIKAQLQAMETLINSSQETIKVLLGVIQELEKGSSTEQDKTQPTVTLVETAHVLFTVLSWTLKCRMTSCSP